Below is a genomic region from Chloroflexota bacterium.
GGAAGGGGATGTTGTCCTTGCCGATGAAGTAGTAGCCGCGCGTGGTCGGGTCCGTCCAATAGTCGCGCCAGCTCCGCCCGTCCGTCTGGTCCGCCGACCACTCGATCGCCGCCGAGAGGTAGCCCGTGCAGGCCTCGAACCAGACGTAGATGCGCTTGTCGTCGTAGCCCTCGAACGGCAGCGGCACGCCCCAGTCGACGTCCCTGGTGATGGCGCGGTCGCGGAGGCCCTCGGTGAGCCAGTTCATCGTGAAGCCGTACACGTTGGGCCGCCAGATGTCCTTGCCGACGGACTCCACCCACTGCCGGAGCCGTTCCTGGAGCGCGCTGAGCTTGAAGAAGAAGTGCTCGGACTCCCGCATCTCCGGCGTCGCCCCGCAGATGTGGCAGCGCCAGTCGATCAATTCGTGCGGGTCGAGGGTGCGGCCGCACCGGTCGCACTGGTCGCCGCGTGCCCGCTCGAAGCCGCAGTGCGGGCACGTCCCGTCGACGTAGCGGTCGGGCAGGAAACGTTGGTCGTTGGCGCAGAAGGCGTACTCGCCCGTCGCGGGATAGATGAGCCCCTCGTTCATCAGGCCCATGAAGAGGTCGCCCACCACCTTGCGGTGGTTGTCCGTGCCCGTCGTGGTGTAGCGGTCGAAGGAGATGCCGAGCTTGGCCCACACGTCGACGTACTGCGCGTGGTACTTGTCGACGACCTGCTGCGGCGTCAGCCCCTCGAGCTCCGCGCGTATGGTGATGGGCGTGCCGTGCTGGTCCGTGCCGGACACCATGAGCACGTCGTTGCCGCGAAGGCGGTGGTAGCGGGCAAAGATGTCGGCGGGGAGATAGGCCCCCGCGATCTGTCCGAGATGGAGCGGGCCGTTGGCGTACGGCCACGCCACGCCTATAAAGATGCGTTCCGGCACAGGTGGCACTCCGATGTCAGTGGGATGTGATAAGCCTCGCGGCTGCGAAGGCTGCTAGAAGTCTACCACAGGGGAACGGATGGCGTCGTAGAGAAGACCCTCGAGCGACGCAGCCAGCTTTCGGTGAAGGAACTATCCCCTGTCCCCCTCGGTTCTACAGTGTGAGAGGAGGCCGGGACATGGACAAGGCGTCTGCCAGAGGAGAAATGGTCAAAGCGAGGCTGGACCCTGAGCTAAAGCGTCAAGCAGAGGCGGGGTTGGCGGCAATAGGCCTAACGCCCGCGACCGCAGTCACACTGCTGTACAAGTACGTCGCGATTAACGGAGACCTGCCCTTGGACCTGCACATTCCTAACGACAAGACCCTACGCGCCATTGAGGATGCGCGGAGCGGTGTTGGGATAGAGCAATACAAGAACCTCAATGAGCTGATGACGAAATTCCGATAGAACTTCCTCAGACTACTGGGCTAAGAGACGAAGGGCAGCGCTCCGTTTCAACGGTGGGGGATTTCATGAAGGAGTGGCTCGCCGGGAGAGCCTAAAACACGAAGATCGGGTTCTCCGCGGTGATGATCCGCTCCTCCGACGCCAGGGCGGCGCGGATGTAGGGCGGCAGCGCGAAGAGCGCCGAGTGCATGACGCCGTCGTAGAAGTCCAGCGGTGCGATGCCCCGCTCGGCCAGCCGGGCGTCCACCTCGGCGGCCGTCAGCTCCGACGGGTTCGGGCCCAGCGAGGCCACGTTGAAGCCCCACGTCTCGCCGAACGACTGCATGTGCACGCTGTACGGCACGACGGTCGGGAAGACCTCACGGAGGGTCTTGTTGATGGCGGTGAAGACCTCTGTGTAGTTGATGACGCTGGCCGGGCCCGACTGCGTCACAAGCAGCCCACCCGGGTTCAGCTTGCCCCTGAGCATCTCGTAGAAGCTCTTGGTGTAGAGCATGTACGCCGGGCCGCCCTCCATCGGGTCAGGCAGGTCGAGCAGGATGACGTCGAAGCCCTCGGACGTGCCCTGCAGGTACGCCGAGGCGTCGTTGATCTGCAGGTCCAGCCGCGGGTCGTCGAAGGCGCCCTGGTGGTGCCCTTCTAGGTATTCGCGGCACAGGTCGACCACCTCGGCGTCTAGGTCGATCATCACGGCCCGCTTCACCGTGTTGTGGCGCAGCGCCTCGCGGGCCGTGGCGCCTTCCCCGCCGCCGGCAATGCAGACCGTCTGCGGGTCCGGATGCGCCAGCATCACCGGGTGCACCAGGCTCTCGTGGTAGATGAACTCGTCCGCCTGTGACGACTGCGTCTTGCCGTCGAGGACAAGGCAGCGGCCAAAGCACCCGTTTTCGAGCACCTCAACGGTCTGATATTTGCTTTTCCCAGAGAACACCACGCCCTTGATGCTGGTCAGCTGGACCAGGTCAGGCGTAATGCGCTCTATGTACCATTTGGTGGGGTCGCCTAACATAAACTCTCGTGCATTCCAGGCTCAAGCGCCCGCCAGCTGCTTCAGCATGCCGCGTGCAAGTTGCTGGACTGTGGGGGACTTGCACTCGAACTTTTCCGCGATGATTGCAGCGGCTTCATGGGGGCTGAAACCCTCGCCGCAGGTGAAGATGTCTGCTGCGGCGTACCCATACTCCGGCCACGTATGAATGCAAAGGTGGGATTCTGCGATGGCAACCACGCCGGTCACGCCTTGCGGCGAGAACTTGTGGAACGTGTTTCCGATGATTGTGGCACCTGTGGTCTCGGCGGCTTCCAGAAGGGTTTGCTGGACATAGTCAAGGTTATCCAACAGATCTGGCCGGCACTCCTGTAGCTCCAAGATCAGGTGTACTCCGAGCGCATTCAATCACCGCCCCTCCTATTGGATTTGGCTGTAAGGCCGAACCCCAATTATACTATGGGCGAACCTGAGCGCAACCCCCAACCCCGTAGGGAGTGAATATGACGGCCCCCCATCCCATAAGGCTCTCGCATAATCGGCTCCCTGCGACCATTGCGGCAGACATCGACTTGGGCACGGCGGGCTAGCGTGGCGTCCGCCCACCCCGCCGTCAGCGCCGCCGGCCTCTCCAAGCGATTCGGCGTCCGGCCCGTCCTTCGAGGGCTCGACCTGGAGCTTGGCTGGGGCAGCGTCCTCGCCCTCTTCGGGCCCAACGGCGCGGGCAAGACGACGCTCCTCCGCACCCTCGCCGGCCTGACGCGCCACAGCGGCG
It encodes:
- the speE gene encoding polyamine aminopropyltransferase, which gives rise to MLGDPTKWYIERITPDLVQLTSIKGVVFSGKSKYQTVEVLENGCFGRCLVLDGKTQSSQADEFIYHESLVHPVMLAHPDPQTVCIAGGGEGATAREALRHNTVKRAVMIDLDAEVVDLCREYLEGHHQGAFDDPRLDLQINDASAYLQGTSEGFDVILLDLPDPMEGGPAYMLYTKSFYEMLRGKLNPGGLLVTQSGPASVINYTEVFTAINKTLREVFPTVVPYSVHMQSFGETWGFNVASLGPNPSELTAAEVDARLAERGIAPLDFYDGVMHSALFALPPYIRAALASEERIITAENPIFVF
- the speD gene encoding adenosylmethionine decarboxylase; this translates as MNALGVHLILELQECRPDLLDNLDYVQQTLLEAAETTGATIIGNTFHKFSPQGVTGVVAIAESHLCIHTWPEYGYAAADIFTCGEGFSPHEAAAIIAEKFECKSPTVQQLARGMLKQLAGA
- a CDS encoding type II toxin-antitoxin system RelB/DinJ family antitoxin, coding for MDKASARGEMVKARLDPELKRQAEAGLAAIGLTPATAVTLLYKYVAINGDLPLDLHIPNDKTLRAIEDARSGVGIEQYKNLNELMTKFR
- the metG gene encoding methionine--tRNA ligase, translated to MPERIFIGVAWPYANGPLHLGQIAGAYLPADIFARYHRLRGNDVLMVSGTDQHGTPITIRAELEGLTPQQVVDKYHAQYVDVWAKLGISFDRYTTTGTDNHRKVVGDLFMGLMNEGLIYPATGEYAFCANDQRFLPDRYVDGTCPHCGFERARGDQCDRCGRTLDPHELIDWRCHICGATPEMRESEHFFFKLSALQERLRQWVESVGKDIWRPNVYGFTMNWLTEGLRDRAITRDVDWGVPLPFEGYDDKRIYVWFEACTGYLSAAIEWSADQTDGRSWRDYWTDPTTRGYYFIGKDNIPFHTIVWPGMLVGYSDDGSLGHLNLPVNVPANEFLSLEGQKFSTSQNWAVWVPDYLERYDPDPLRYYLSANMPEFGDADFSWREFYRRNNDELVATYGNLVHRVLTMTHRNFDGQVPAAGPLDDDDRALIERASSTLEDVAASLEEPRFREGIGKAMAMAAEANRYIDLKAPWRTAREDRERTATTLNTALTAIAALKIALYPFMPHASERLHALMGFETDVVTNGWTLTPPPAGQALQPPTPLFTKLDEGTVERETAILEAQTAR